The following are encoded in a window of Cryobacterium sp. CG_9.6 genomic DNA:
- a CDS encoding 1-phosphofructokinase family hexose kinase gives MQPILTLTLNPAVDISTSTERVVNEHKLRCSRSRLDPGGGGMNVARVVQRLGGRALAIYTAGGPTGEAYRRLVEVERIPTLVVPIAGSTRESFTVDEIASGSQFRFVLQGPELTDTEWRACLALVADSIPEGGYVVASGSLPPGVPDDFYARVARLAREHDARCIVDACGAALAAALHEGVFMVKPSGRELGEFLGATLDSEQSKIEAASTLVAQGAAEFVALTLGGAGAVLASADRILRQPVPRVSVQSTVGAGDSFLGAFVLRLAQGRDLARAFQSAVAAGSATAMTPATELCHRHDVERLEEELAHPVN, from the coding sequence ATGCAGCCCATTCTCACACTGACGCTGAACCCCGCAGTGGACATCAGCACCTCCACGGAACGGGTGGTCAATGAGCACAAGCTACGCTGTAGCCGTTCGCGCCTCGATCCCGGTGGCGGTGGCATGAATGTGGCCCGCGTGGTGCAGCGGCTGGGCGGTCGGGCTCTCGCCATTTACACCGCGGGCGGTCCAACGGGTGAGGCCTATCGCCGTCTTGTTGAGGTCGAGCGTATCCCGACACTGGTGGTTCCTATCGCTGGCAGCACGCGGGAAAGCTTCACGGTCGATGAAATCGCCAGCGGCTCCCAGTTCCGTTTTGTGCTGCAGGGCCCCGAGCTCACCGACACCGAATGGCGAGCTTGTCTGGCGCTCGTCGCGGACTCCATTCCGGAAGGTGGGTACGTTGTCGCCAGCGGCAGTCTGCCTCCCGGGGTTCCCGACGACTTTTATGCCCGGGTTGCTCGACTCGCACGTGAACACGATGCTCGGTGCATAGTGGATGCCTGCGGTGCCGCGCTCGCTGCAGCACTTCACGAGGGCGTGTTCATGGTCAAACCCAGTGGTCGGGAGCTCGGAGAGTTTCTGGGGGCGACTCTCGACAGCGAGCAGAGCAAGATCGAGGCTGCGTCCACCCTTGTGGCGCAGGGAGCGGCCGAATTCGTTGCCCTCACCCTGGGCGGTGCGGGCGCGGTATTGGCTTCCGCTGACAGAATCCTCCGCCAGCCGGTCCCGCGCGTGAGTGTGCAGAGCACGGTTGGAGCCGGCGACAGTTTTCTCGGTGCGTTCGTACTCCGACTCGCTCAGGGCAGAGACCTGGCGAGGGCATTTCAGAGCGCTGTCGCTGCGGGAAGCGCCACGGCCATGACACCGGCAACAGAGCTGTGCCACCGCCACGACGTCGAGCGGCTGGAAGAGGAGCTGGCCCACCCGGTGAACTGA
- the cls gene encoding cardiolipin synthase produces the protein MNASQTTLWVWVIVTLIDLAVRIAAIIIIPRNRKPSAAMAWLLAVFLIPYIGIFFFLLIGSSKLPRKRRDKQERINRLISEGVAGMNLDHDHTAWPAWFASVVELNTRLGAVPIIGGNTARLIGDYNASIAAMAAAIRTSTTFVHVEFYIVSFDETTKDFFRAMEEAVTRGVTVRLMLDHIASVRTVGHAETCAEFDRIGVMWHYMLPVQPLKGKYQRPDLRNHRKLVVVDGRVGFMGSQNLIDRSYNSAKNLKRGLQWQELMTEVTGPVISGINVIFLSDWYSETDEILSHERVAADTILSETSEHALECQVVPSGPGFDGENNLRLFLALLYSAQERIIITSPYFVPDEAMMYAITSACQRGLHVELFVSEIGDQGAVYHAQRSYYAALLEAGVHIWMYPPPFILHAKHFSIDDDVAVIGSSNMDIRSFSLDLEVSLMVRGHTFVTQMRQVEDGYRQISRELTLAEWQKEPLRRTVLDGLARLTSGLQ, from the coding sequence GTGAACGCGTCGCAGACCACCCTGTGGGTGTGGGTGATCGTCACCCTCATTGATCTGGCCGTACGGATCGCTGCGATCATCATCATTCCCCGCAATCGCAAGCCCAGTGCGGCTATGGCCTGGCTGCTGGCCGTTTTCTTGATCCCCTACATTGGTATCTTCTTCTTCCTGCTGATCGGGAGTTCGAAGCTGCCCAGAAAGCGACGTGACAAACAGGAACGCATCAATCGGCTCATTTCGGAGGGTGTCGCGGGCATGAACCTCGATCACGACCACACCGCCTGGCCGGCGTGGTTTGCCTCTGTCGTCGAGCTCAACACCCGCCTCGGAGCGGTTCCCATCATCGGCGGCAACACGGCCCGACTCATCGGTGACTACAACGCCTCGATCGCGGCTATGGCAGCCGCCATCAGAACATCGACGACGTTCGTGCACGTGGAGTTCTATATCGTGTCTTTCGATGAGACCACGAAGGACTTTTTCAGGGCGATGGAGGAGGCCGTCACACGGGGTGTGACCGTCCGGCTCATGTTGGACCACATCGCATCGGTCCGCACGGTCGGTCACGCCGAAACCTGTGCGGAGTTCGACCGTATCGGCGTCATGTGGCATTACATGCTCCCGGTTCAACCGCTCAAGGGTAAATATCAGCGGCCCGATCTGCGTAACCATCGCAAACTTGTCGTTGTTGATGGCAGGGTGGGATTCATGGGCTCGCAGAACCTCATTGACCGCAGTTACAACTCGGCCAAGAATCTCAAGCGGGGTTTGCAGTGGCAGGAGCTGATGACGGAAGTCACCGGACCCGTCATTAGCGGCATCAACGTTATCTTTCTCTCCGACTGGTACAGCGAGACCGACGAGATACTCAGCCACGAACGTGTTGCCGCGGACACCATTCTTTCGGAGACCTCCGAGCATGCGCTGGAATGCCAGGTCGTGCCGAGCGGTCCTGGTTTCGACGGGGAAAACAACCTGCGCTTGTTTCTGGCTCTCCTTTACTCAGCTCAGGAGCGCATCATCATCACAAGCCCGTACTTCGTGCCCGATGAGGCCATGATGTACGCGATCACGTCAGCCTGCCAGCGCGGCCTGCATGTGGAGCTTTTCGTCTCGGAAATCGGCGATCAGGGTGCGGTTTATCACGCTCAACGTTCCTATTACGCTGCTCTTCTCGAGGCGGGTGTGCACATCTGGATGTATCCCCCGCCGTTCATCCTGCATGCCAAACACTTTTCCATCGACGATGATGTCGCCGTGATCGGCTCCAGCAACATGGACATCCGCTCCTTCAGCCTGGATCTGGAGGTGTCGCTCATGGTGAGAGGGCACACCTTTGTCACGCAAATGCGGCAGGTTGAAGACGGGTACCGCCAGATCAGCCGGGAACTCACGCTCGCCGAATGGCAAAAAGAGCCCCTGCGCAGGACCGTACTGGACGGTCTGGCTCGACTGACTTCCGGGCTTCAGTAG
- a CDS encoding DUF6325 family protein produces MLGAIEILVISFPENNFTGTILPELAKIVDNETITIVDGLFVMMDEDGSVAFSEFDELGANSEVASLEKLLGRVDGLISDDDVVELTAGLQPNSSAAILVFEHTWMKPLRDAIVDSGGVLLESIRVPGAAVDAVISSLNDLD; encoded by the coding sequence ATGTTAGGAGCCATCGAAATTTTGGTGATCTCGTTTCCCGAGAATAACTTCACGGGAACAATTCTTCCCGAGCTAGCAAAAATCGTCGACAACGAGACGATCACGATTGTCGACGGACTTTTCGTGATGATGGACGAGGACGGCTCGGTAGCTTTCTCGGAATTCGATGAGCTGGGTGCGAACTCGGAGGTGGCATCCCTCGAGAAGCTGCTCGGTCGGGTTGATGGGCTCATCTCCGATGATGACGTGGTGGAGCTGACGGCCGGCCTGCAACCCAACAGTTCGGCGGCGATATTGGTGTTCGAACACACGTGGATGAAGCCGCTGCGCGATGCAATCGTCGACTCTGGCGGAGTATTGCTCGAAAGTATCCGTGTTCCCGGTGCGGCCGTCGATGCGGTCATCTCCTCATTGAATGACTTGGATTGA
- a CDS encoding SHOCT domain-containing protein: MPRRMGRPGLMGTMARTAVVAGTATAVAGNVRNRQQAGAQQQAAQQQAPQPTPQDDMLAQLAKLGQLKSAGLLDDAEFAAAKAKLLGI; encoded by the coding sequence ATGCCACGACGAATGGGACGACCCGGACTGATGGGAACGATGGCTCGCACAGCCGTGGTCGCCGGAACCGCAACCGCGGTAGCGGGCAACGTGCGCAATAGGCAGCAGGCCGGTGCGCAACAGCAGGCGGCCCAGCAGCAGGCTCCTCAACCCACACCGCAGGACGACATGCTGGCCCAACTGGCGAAGCTGGGTCAACTGAAATCTGCGGGGCTGCTGGACGACGCCGAATTCGCGGCGGCCAAAGCAAAACTTCTCGGAATCTAA
- a CDS encoding DUF2461 domain-containing protein, with amino-acid sequence MPVHFTDESMQFLVDLEHNNERPWFLEHKPTFDATLKAPLLNIIDRVNDGLEAFAPDYLRPPEKAMFRIYRDVRFAKDKTPYKTHVGAFWPRQGQEKTGGGGFYLQISSTGILIAGGAYQPRAPQLASIRDYVLKHHVELATIIETLENNGLAHPMDGNPLIRPPRGYPADHPAIELLKKRSWAASAELPAAAALQPNFADLVVERFRAMLPLVAFLGTAVHDGELRTAAER; translated from the coding sequence ATGCCAGTGCACTTCACGGATGAGAGCATGCAGTTTCTCGTTGATCTTGAACACAACAATGAGCGGCCCTGGTTTCTGGAGCATAAGCCGACTTTTGACGCGACGCTCAAAGCGCCTCTGCTGAACATCATTGACAGGGTCAATGACGGACTCGAGGCCTTCGCGCCCGATTATCTGCGACCGCCGGAGAAAGCAATGTTTCGCATTTACCGTGACGTGCGCTTTGCCAAAGACAAAACTCCCTACAAAACCCACGTGGGGGCATTTTGGCCTCGGCAAGGCCAGGAGAAAACAGGTGGGGGTGGGTTTTACCTGCAGATTTCATCCACCGGCATCCTCATCGCCGGAGGGGCGTACCAGCCCCGGGCTCCTCAGCTTGCCAGCATTCGCGATTACGTTCTCAAGCATCACGTCGAGTTAGCGACGATTATCGAGACCCTGGAAAATAACGGTCTTGCCCACCCGATGGACGGCAACCCACTCATCCGGCCACCCCGCGGTTATCCGGCAGATCACCCCGCCATCGAGCTTCTCAAGAAACGGAGTTGGGCGGCGTCGGCCGAACTGCCGGCGGCAGCCGCGCTGCAACCGAACTTCGCTGACCTTGTCGTGGAACGATTTCGGGCCATGCTGCCCCTCGTCGCATTCCTCGGCACTGCCGTCCACGACGGCGAACTGCGCACAGCGGCCGAGAGATAG
- a CDS encoding histidine phosphatase family protein produces the protein MATVLLVRHGRTTANADGILAGRADGIRLDQIGQDQAARAGKRLAVVPLVGVVSSPLERCRQTSEFILNLQTGSPAVPVEHDITECDYGDWQGRALGDLAKEALWPVVQNQPSAVVFPGGESMATMQARSVAAIRRLDAAFEAEHGPGAVWVAVSHGDIIKAILADALGMHLDLFQRINVGPASISIVSYGTSRPTVHATNTDSGDLAWLAARDLTTDAPVGGGAGHHAPHEQRA, from the coding sequence ATGGCTACAGTTCTTCTTGTGCGTCACGGACGCACCACAGCAAATGCCGACGGAATTCTGGCTGGGCGAGCGGACGGCATCCGTCTCGATCAGATAGGTCAGGATCAAGCGGCCCGTGCGGGTAAACGGCTGGCCGTCGTCCCGCTGGTGGGCGTGGTCTCCAGCCCGTTAGAGCGGTGCCGGCAGACATCGGAGTTCATTCTCAACCTGCAGACGGGATCGCCGGCAGTGCCGGTGGAGCATGACATTACCGAGTGTGACTACGGCGATTGGCAGGGCCGGGCCCTCGGCGATCTGGCCAAGGAAGCTCTGTGGCCGGTGGTGCAGAACCAGCCCTCCGCGGTGGTGTTCCCGGGTGGCGAGTCCATGGCGACCATGCAGGCGCGGTCGGTTGCCGCGATTCGGCGCCTGGACGCCGCGTTTGAGGCCGAGCACGGCCCGGGGGCGGTGTGGGTGGCCGTCAGCCACGGAGACATCATTAAAGCGATTCTGGCCGACGCGCTCGGTATGCATCTGGATCTTTTTCAGCGCATCAACGTGGGACCCGCATCCATCTCGATCGTGAGCTACGGCACGAGTCGCCCCACTGTTCACGCGACCAACACCGACTCCGGCGACCTCGCGTGGCTCGCAGCCAGAGACCTCACCACCGATGCACCGGTCGGTGGCGGGGCAGGTCATCATGCGCCGCACGAACAGCGTGCCTAA
- a CDS encoding DUF3090 domain-containing protein → MPTIVHEFAWPDRVVVGTVGAPGSRSFYLQVRSGAQIVSVGLEKQQSELLAEKIDEILDQLIAYEGNPFSIPTITPIELVDNDPLEQPVEEDFRTSAMSLGWDPSTVQVVIEAYRYEETDEDALETETPEPVEVLLVRMPVGTARAFAKRTREIVGAGRPMCPLCGNPMDTDGHFCPMPGDE, encoded by the coding sequence ATGCCTACAATCGTGCATGAGTTCGCCTGGCCAGATCGAGTCGTCGTCGGTACCGTTGGTGCCCCGGGATCCCGCAGCTTCTACCTTCAGGTGCGCAGTGGCGCCCAGATCGTGAGCGTGGGTCTCGAGAAACAACAGTCCGAGCTGCTGGCTGAGAAGATCGACGAGATTCTCGATCAACTGATCGCTTATGAGGGCAACCCCTTCAGTATCCCTACCATCACGCCCATCGAACTTGTTGACAACGACCCGCTCGAACAGCCCGTTGAAGAAGACTTTCGCACCAGCGCCATGAGCCTCGGCTGGGACCCGTCAACGGTACAGGTCGTCATCGAGGCGTACCGGTATGAAGAAACCGACGAAGACGCCCTCGAAACCGAAACCCCGGAACCCGTGGAAGTGCTCCTTGTGCGCATGCCCGTGGGAACAGCGCGGGCATTTGCCAAGCGCACCCGCGAAATTGTGGGTGCCGGACGGCCGATGTGCCCACTGTGCGGAAACCCCATGGACACGGACGGGCATTTCTGCCCGATGCCCGGCGACGAATGA
- a CDS encoding SCO1664 family protein translates to MTPAIDLDTDVLELTGRIRTASNATFLGSIGGVQVVYKPITGEKPLWDFPDGNLAGREVAAYAVSQSFGWNVVPRTWLRDGPMGPGMVQLWQDADPDQDAVDLVSADAVPGEGWRQVLEGSDEKGRPVALIHEDSAALRRMAVFDIVVNNADRKGYHILAMKDGHRHGVDHGVTFHTEHKLRTVLWGWLGDELTSDELAGIDRVMTHLTGELRVTLADLIGAAEIDALAARCTRLRAEACFPAPEGDMSAVPWPLF, encoded by the coding sequence ATGACCCCCGCGATCGACCTCGACACCGACGTGCTCGAGCTCACGGGGCGCATTCGTACCGCGTCGAATGCCACATTCCTCGGCAGCATCGGGGGAGTGCAGGTGGTGTACAAGCCGATTACCGGAGAGAAGCCGTTGTGGGATTTCCCCGACGGTAACCTCGCCGGCCGGGAAGTTGCTGCCTATGCGGTCTCGCAGTCTTTCGGCTGGAACGTCGTGCCCCGAACGTGGCTCCGCGACGGTCCGATGGGACCCGGCATGGTGCAACTCTGGCAGGACGCCGATCCCGACCAGGACGCCGTGGATCTGGTCTCCGCAGATGCGGTCCCGGGCGAGGGATGGCGTCAGGTGCTCGAGGGATCTGACGAAAAAGGCCGCCCGGTAGCGCTCATCCACGAGGACTCGGCGGCGCTTCGGCGCATGGCCGTGTTTGACATCGTCGTCAACAACGCTGACCGCAAGGGTTACCACATTCTGGCGATGAAAGACGGTCACCGTCACGGCGTAGACCACGGCGTCACCTTTCATACCGAGCACAAGCTGCGCACGGTGCTGTGGGGATGGCTCGGTGACGAGCTCACGAGCGACGAGCTGGCTGGCATCGACCGGGTCATGACCCACCTCACCGGCGAGCTTCGGGTGACGCTTGCTGACCTTATTGGCGCCGCTGAAATCGATGCCCTGGCGGCGCGCTGTACGCGTCTTCGCGCTGAGGCCTGTTTTCCCGCCCCGGAGGGCGACATGTCCGCCGTCCCCTGGCCGCTCTTCTAG
- the putP gene encoding sodium/proline symporter PutP → MTDQTFQLAAIILYLAGMVAIGWFAYRQTKDLDDYMLAGRALKPGTAALSAGASDMSGWLLLGLPGAIYVSGLVEAWIAIGLTIGAWLNWKFVAPRLRSYTEVSNNSITIPSFLENRLKDNSRLLRVVSGVIILVFFTFYVSSGMVAGGVFFEESFGSTFLLGMLIVAGVTLLYTLFGGFLGATLTDVAQGILMLVALIAVPLVALNATGGLAATVDSIRLVDPNLLSLTAGGSVLGVISAAAWGLGYVGQPHIIVRFMAMRSPQDATAGRRIGISWMVATAVGAIATALIGIAYFQQNPELSLANPETVFLILSQILFHPFIAGLVLAAVLAAIMSTISSQLIVSSSALVEDLYKIVGKKDASPKMLIMLGRFGVLLVAIIAGLIALNRDSTILELVGFAWAGFGAAFGPIIILSLYWKKLSTAGTLASMITGAVVVFIWGNSPLSASLYEIVPGFVASMIVAVVVSLATYKPSAEIDAEFDAAAEQSHPKYKVPERARV, encoded by the coding sequence ATGACGGATCAAACTTTTCAACTTGCAGCAATCATTTTGTATCTGGCTGGCATGGTGGCCATCGGCTGGTTTGCCTACCGGCAGACCAAAGACCTCGACGACTACATGCTGGCCGGTCGCGCCCTCAAACCCGGCACCGCGGCGCTCAGCGCCGGCGCCTCGGACATGTCCGGCTGGCTGCTGCTCGGCCTCCCCGGGGCCATCTACGTCTCGGGCCTCGTCGAAGCGTGGATCGCCATCGGCCTCACCATTGGCGCATGGCTGAACTGGAAGTTCGTTGCCCCGCGGCTACGTTCCTATACCGAGGTTTCGAATAACTCGATCACCATTCCCAGCTTCCTGGAGAATCGACTCAAGGACAATTCGCGCTTGCTGCGCGTTGTCTCCGGCGTGATCATTCTGGTGTTCTTCACCTTCTATGTGTCGTCGGGCATGGTCGCTGGTGGTGTGTTCTTCGAGGAATCCTTCGGCTCCACCTTCCTTCTGGGCATGCTCATCGTCGCCGGTGTCACACTGCTTTACACGCTCTTCGGTGGATTCCTGGGTGCCACCCTCACGGACGTTGCTCAAGGCATCCTGATGCTCGTCGCTCTGATCGCGGTTCCGCTGGTCGCCCTGAACGCCACCGGTGGCCTCGCCGCAACCGTCGATTCCATCCGCCTGGTGGACCCGAACCTGCTCTCGCTCACCGCGGGTGGATCCGTGCTCGGTGTCATCTCTGCTGCGGCCTGGGGCCTCGGTTATGTTGGCCAGCCGCACATCATCGTGCGCTTCATGGCAATGCGCTCCCCGCAGGACGCCACGGCAGGACGTCGTATCGGAATCAGCTGGATGGTCGCAACAGCAGTCGGTGCCATTGCGACCGCACTGATCGGCATCGCCTACTTCCAGCAGAATCCGGAACTGAGCCTGGCAAACCCGGAGACGGTGTTCCTGATCCTGTCGCAGATTCTGTTCCACCCCTTCATTGCCGGGTTGGTCCTTGCCGCTGTTCTCGCCGCCATCATGAGCACCATCTCCTCACAGCTCATCGTGTCCTCGTCTGCCCTTGTTGAGGATCTGTACAAGATCGTCGGCAAGAAGGATGCGTCACCCAAGATGCTGATCATGCTCGGTCGCTTCGGCGTTCTGCTCGTTGCGATCATTGCCGGGCTTATTGCTCTCAACCGCGACTCCACGATCCTTGAGCTCGTTGGTTTCGCGTGGGCCGGATTCGGAGCAGCGTTCGGGCCGATCATTATTCTCTCGCTGTACTGGAAGAAGCTGTCCACTGCGGGCACGCTGGCCTCCATGATCACCGGTGCTGTCGTCGTTTTCATCTGGGGCAACTCGCCGCTGAGCGCCAGCCTGTACGAGATCGTGCCGGGCTTCGTAGCCAGCATGATCGTTGCCGTGGTGGTTTCCCTCGCCACCTACAAGCCGTCTGCAGAAATTGACGCCGAGTTTGACGCCGCTGCTGAGCAGTCTCACCCGAAGTACAAGGTGCCGGAGCGTGCGCGCGTCTAA
- a CDS encoding MFS transporter, with amino-acid sequence MNSASRRVQRVYLLLLLGNTLAASFIWGINTLFLLDAGLSNFEAFAANAFFTAGMVIFEIPTGVVADTVGRKASYLLGTITLSATTVLYWLLWFWHAPFVWWAIVSVLLGLGFTFFSGAVEAWLVDALTFSRYTGSLEAVFGRGLVVSGVAMFVGSVLGGVIAQVTNLGVPFVMRAAVLVVLFVFAYIVMKDLGFTPDRSAGPLKATRTVLAQSVEYGLKRPAVRWVILSAPFASGVGFYAFYALQPYLLQLYGDPSAYSIAGLAAAVLSLAQVAGGILAPRLRGMFARRTTTVIGASVLSAVLLVVLGFGSVFGVALVVLVLWGFVFAAAGPVRQAYLNDMIPSKQRATVLSFDSLCGSLGGVFIQPGLGRAADLGGYGASLVLGGIVQLIGIPFLVASRRQRDPADSDGVRAAPSPPDLL; translated from the coding sequence ATGAACTCGGCGTCACGGCGAGTGCAGCGTGTGTACCTCTTATTGCTACTGGGCAACACCCTGGCCGCGTCGTTCATTTGGGGTATCAACACCCTGTTTTTACTCGACGCTGGGCTCAGCAACTTTGAAGCCTTCGCCGCTAACGCGTTCTTCACTGCAGGAATGGTGATCTTTGAAATCCCCACCGGCGTCGTCGCAGATACGGTGGGTCGCAAAGCCTCCTATCTCCTCGGCACGATCACGCTCTCGGCGACGACCGTGCTGTACTGGCTGCTGTGGTTCTGGCATGCGCCCTTCGTGTGGTGGGCGATCGTCTCGGTTCTTCTTGGGCTCGGCTTCACCTTCTTCTCCGGGGCTGTCGAAGCCTGGCTTGTCGATGCGCTCACCTTCAGTAGGTACACCGGAAGTCTTGAGGCTGTGTTTGGTCGCGGCCTCGTCGTCAGCGGTGTTGCGATGTTTGTGGGGTCGGTGCTCGGCGGCGTGATCGCTCAGGTGACTAACCTGGGCGTGCCGTTCGTGATGCGCGCAGCGGTGTTGGTGGTGCTGTTCGTGTTTGCGTACATCGTGATGAAGGACCTGGGCTTCACGCCGGATCGCTCAGCCGGGCCACTGAAAGCAACCCGCACCGTGCTGGCCCAATCGGTTGAGTACGGTCTGAAGCGACCAGCGGTGCGCTGGGTCATTCTTTCCGCCCCGTTCGCATCCGGCGTGGGGTTTTATGCTTTCTATGCGCTCCAGCCCTACCTCCTACAGCTTTACGGGGATCCATCCGCTTACTCGATTGCAGGTTTAGCTGCCGCCGTGCTCTCGCTCGCTCAGGTGGCGGGCGGCATCCTCGCGCCGCGTTTGCGTGGGATGTTCGCCCGACGCACGACCACAGTGATTGGGGCATCCGTTCTGAGCGCGGTGTTGCTGGTGGTTCTCGGGTTTGGCAGCGTTTTCGGTGTCGCACTTGTTGTCCTGGTGCTGTGGGGCTTCGTCTTTGCTGCTGCCGGCCCGGTGCGTCAGGCCTATCTCAATGACATGATCCCCTCCAAGCAGCGTGCAACCGTGCTGTCGTTCGACTCGCTCTGTGGAAGCTTGGGCGGGGTGTTTATTCAGCCGGGGCTCGGCCGTGCCGCCGACCTCGGCGGTTATGGTGCCTCGCTCGTTCTTGGTGGAATCGTGCAGCTCATCGGCATTCCCTTTCTCGTCGCAAGCCGCCGCCAACGTGATCCCGCCGACAGTGACGGCGTGCGAGCCGCTCCGTCCCCACCAGATCTTTTGTAG
- a CDS encoding acyl-CoA dehydrogenase, with the protein MSTFRPQTSDIAFTLEHVVGYPDVAALPGFEHADLDTVVELLEQCGEFMAEVVAPTNRSGDVQGAARQPDGTVVTSPGFRDAYRQYVETGWGAVPLPEEFGGGDFPHTVGLAIQELMSTANVAFALCPLLTQGAIEALVHYGSDALKQQFLPKMVTGEWTGSMNLTEPQAGSDVGAITTRAVKNDDGSYALTGQKIYITYGDHDMAEQIVHLVLARVPGAPAGTKGISCFIVPKFLVNDDGSLGEHNGVSALSLEHKLGIHGSPTCVLEYANATGYLVGEENRGMQIMFIMMNSARVSVGMQAVGISERAYQQSLDYAQNRRQGRAIGATERDSAIIDFPDVRRMLMTQKTYLAAARRLMLLNAVYVDQSTHNPDAAVRARADEIAGLLTPICKAYGSDLGNELTSLALQIHGGMGFIEETGAAQHYRDVRIMAIYEGTNGIQAADLVGRKLGVRGGDSAREFLETMREILAELAEAGTEFDSIRASLSAELDALDTATEWMLRTGRGDPNGVLAGSVPYLRMWGLCVSGWLLARSALAGAAAGDPEQAETQLVMARFFAQQLLPACSGLLGAATAGSTDLFALNVAQLSGIARSTVSS; encoded by the coding sequence ATGAGTACATTCCGTCCCCAAACCTCAGACATCGCCTTCACCCTCGAGCACGTGGTGGGCTATCCCGATGTCGCCGCACTGCCCGGATTTGAGCATGCGGACCTCGACACCGTCGTCGAACTTCTCGAGCAGTGCGGTGAATTCATGGCCGAGGTCGTCGCCCCCACGAATCGTTCCGGCGATGTTCAGGGCGCTGCGCGACAGCCGGATGGCACTGTCGTTACCTCTCCGGGTTTCCGAGACGCCTACCGTCAGTATGTGGAAACCGGCTGGGGCGCGGTACCGCTACCCGAAGAGTTTGGCGGCGGCGATTTCCCCCACACCGTTGGCCTTGCCATTCAGGAGCTGATGTCCACGGCCAACGTGGCATTTGCCCTGTGCCCACTGCTCACCCAGGGGGCTATTGAAGCTCTGGTGCACTACGGCAGCGACGCCCTGAAGCAGCAATTTCTGCCCAAGATGGTGACCGGGGAGTGGACCGGGAGCATGAACCTCACCGAACCGCAGGCCGGTTCCGACGTGGGAGCCATCACAACACGGGCGGTGAAGAACGACGACGGAAGCTACGCTCTCACCGGCCAGAAGATTTACATCACCTATGGTGACCACGACATGGCCGAGCAGATCGTTCACCTCGTGCTGGCCCGCGTTCCCGGCGCTCCGGCCGGCACCAAGGGAATTTCCTGCTTCATCGTGCCCAAGTTCCTCGTGAACGACGATGGCTCCCTCGGCGAGCACAACGGCGTTTCGGCACTGTCGCTGGAGCACAAGCTCGGCATCCACGGGTCGCCGACCTGCGTGCTGGAATATGCCAATGCCACCGGCTACCTCGTGGGTGAGGAAAACCGCGGAATGCAGATCATGTTCATCATGATGAACAGCGCCCGGGTATCGGTGGGGATGCAGGCCGTGGGCATCAGCGAGCGGGCGTACCAGCAGTCCCTCGATTACGCGCAGAACCGCCGTCAGGGCCGAGCTATTGGCGCAACCGAGCGTGACTCAGCCATCATCGACTTTCCTGACGTGCGCCGCATGCTGATGACCCAAAAGACATATTTGGCCGCGGCACGTCGACTCATGCTGCTGAACGCGGTCTACGTGGACCAGAGCACCCACAATCCCGACGCCGCCGTGCGTGCCCGTGCCGATGAGATCGCCGGCCTCCTCACCCCGATCTGTAAGGCGTACGGGAGTGACCTCGGCAACGAGCTCACCTCGCTCGCCCTGCAAATCCATGGCGGCATGGGATTCATCGAGGAGACGGGTGCCGCGCAGCACTATCGCGACGTGCGCATCATGGCGATCTACGAGGGCACCAACGGTATTCAGGCCGCCGACCTCGTGGGACGTAAACTCGGCGTTCGCGGCGGTGATTCGGCACGTGAGTTCCTCGAAACGATGCGCGAGATTCTGGCCGAGTTGGCCGAGGCCGGCACCGAATTCGACTCGATCCGGGCGTCGCTCAGTGCCGAGCTTGATGCACTGGACACGGCAACAGAGTGGATGCTCCGCACTGGCCGCGGCGATCCGAACGGTGTGCTCGCTGGTTCCGTTCCGTATCTGCGCATGTGGGGACTCTGCGTGAGCGGTTGGCTTCTGGCCCGCTCCGCCCTCGCCGGGGCAGCAGCGGGGGACCCCGAGCAGGCGGAGACCCAGTTGGTGATGGCACGATTCTTTGCCCAGCAGCTGCTGCCAGCCTGCTCCGGGCTACTCGGCGCGGCGACGGCGGGGTCAACCGACCTGTTTGCGCTGAACGTGGCGCAGCTGTCCGGGATCGCGCGCAGCACGGTTTCCTCGTAA